A window of the Henckelia pumila isolate YLH828 chromosome 3, ASM3356847v2, whole genome shotgun sequence genome harbors these coding sequences:
- the LOC140889327 gene encoding uncharacterized protein codes for MPRTEQGSTSRDPMDVTATLMETLLKRFQSFKPPTLKGTETSVECESWLEDIDQLFDSLDYSYDRRIRLVIHQMHEMAKSWWISTKKALENRVTTVTSSVFKTAFYQRFFPVSYRKDKGAEFASLQRGQLNIEEYVAKFTSLLKFAPHIAENDEAQADQFINGFNLDVFTLVNAGRPNNFADALNRAKGAEAGLLRQGGALFVPQPVIQAQEQPQIPQPPP; via the coding sequence ATGCCGAGAACAGAGCAGGGTAGTACTTCCAGAGATCCGATGGATGTGACTGCCACTCTTATGGAAACACTGTTGAAACGATTTCAATCCTTTAAACCGCCAACCTTGAAGGGGACTGAAACTTCTGTAGAgtgtgagagttggctagaggatattgatcagctattcgattCTCTTGATTATTCTTATGATAGAAGAATTCGACTTGTGATCCATCAAATGCATGAAAtggccaagagttggtggatttcTACAAAGAAGGCATTGGAGAATCGAGTTACCACTGTTACCTCGTCTGTGTTTAAAACTGCATTTTATCAACGGTTCTTTCCAGTTTCATatagaaaggacaagggagcagaatttgctAGTTTGCAGCGGGGACAATTGAATATCGAAGAGTATGTGGCTAAATTTACAAGTCTACTGAAGTTTGCTCCGCATATTGCTGAAAATGATGAGGCTCAAGCTGATCAATTCATTAATGGGTTCAATCTGGATGTTTTTACTTTAGTAAATGCGGGAAGACCCAATAACTTTGCAGATGCACTGAATAGAGCGAAAGGGGCTGAAGCTGGATTACTAAGACAAGGAGGAGCACTGTTTGTTCCACAGCCAGTCATACAAGCCCAAGAGCAGCCACAAATCCCACAACCACCGCCTTGA